In Solenopsis invicta isolate M01_SB chromosome 1, UNIL_Sinv_3.0, whole genome shotgun sequence, one genomic interval encodes:
- the LOC105201931 gene encoding ubiquitin-like protein 5, translating to MLEITCNDRLGKKVRVKCNPDDTIGDLKKLIAAQTGTHWEKIVLKKWYTIFKDHIKLQDYEIHDGMNLELYYQ from the exons ATGTTAGAGATAACGTGCAACGATCGTCTCGGTAAGAAGGTTAGAGTCAAGTGCAATCCAGACGACACCATAGGAGACCTGAAAAAATTGATAGCCGCTCAAACTGGGACACATTGGGAGAAAATTGTTTTGAAGAAGTGGTACACCATTTTCAAAGACCATATAAAGTTACAGGACT ATGAGATACACGATGGCATGAACTTAGAgctttattatcaataa